A window from Syntrophales bacterium encodes these proteins:
- a CDS encoding HD domain-containing protein translates to MNTGGEKEYKAATVAAAIKKIIIEANADLAHAKNTTKLTLFLFDALAGIHKLTIRDRLLLEVSSMLHDIGWLRTTNGAHHKHSRDMILEAKLPGINKKEQKICALIARYHNKAEPDAAKHRQFASLKSSSRFIVLWGAAILRVADGLDCNHNGKVHVVGCNIVKTRLTILLAAGSDCSGEIRRAKRKGALFSRMAERELAFLQCL, encoded by the coding sequence ATGAACACTGGTGGGGAAAAAGAGTATAAAGCAGCCACTGTTGCCGCCGCAATCAAGAAAATCATTATCGAAGCAAATGCCGACTTGGCGCATGCAAAGAATACCACTAAACTGACGCTCTTTCTCTTCGACGCGCTTGCCGGCATCCACAAACTGACCATCCGCGACCGTCTTCTTTTAGAGGTCTCGTCAATGCTTCACGATATCGGCTGGTTACGCACAACAAACGGCGCTCATCACAAACACAGCCGCGACATGATTCTTGAGGCCAAACTTCCCGGAATTAACAAAAAAGAGCAAAAAATCTGCGCCCTGATCGCCCGCTACCATAACAAGGCGGAACCGGACGCGGCAAAGCACAGACAATTCGCCTCGTTGAAGAGTTCGAGCAGATTTATTGTTTTGTGGGGTGCGGCAATACTGCGGGTCGCCGACGGACTTGACTGCAATCATAATGGAAAGGTGCATGTTGTCGGCTGCAATATCGTAAAAACAAGACTGACGATCCTCCTTGCCGCCGGAAGCGACTGTTCCGGGGAAATCAGGAGGGCAAAAAGGAAGGGGGCGCTGTTTTCCCGGATGGCCGAACGGGAGCTGGCGTTTCTTCAATGCTTATAG
- a CDS encoding KpsF/GutQ family sugar-phosphate isomerase has product MIEDISIQQGREVLRIEAESIFSLIGKVGESFSQAVELIYKSRGRVIVAGIGKSGLIGKKIVATLTSTGTKALFLHPVEGLHGDLGIVTRGDVLIAISNSGETNELNLIISSIRELGVPCIAFTGNLSSSLARAADIAIDVGVEKEACPFGLAPTSSSTAALAMGDALAVALITRRNFQEEDFYKFHPGGNLGLRLRAKIRDVMVAGSQIPQVADTATFLEAVREMDEKNKGFVIIADAETHIKGIMTDGDIRRIVRREVDFRTASVTDFMSPAPKSIREEITVAQAIEYMQREEITTLVVADRENRLQGYVHLHDILGRGGSLKIAVAE; this is encoded by the coding sequence TTGATTGAGGATATTTCCATACAGCAGGGTAGAGAGGTGCTCCGGATTGAAGCGGAAAGCATCTTCAGCCTGATCGGGAAAGTTGGCGAATCTTTTTCCCAGGCGGTTGAATTGATTTACAAAAGCAGGGGACGGGTGATCGTCGCCGGGATTGGCAAATCGGGGCTGATTGGCAAAAAGATCGTTGCCACTCTGACCAGCACTGGAACGAAGGCCCTGTTTCTTCATCCAGTCGAAGGATTGCACGGAGATCTGGGAATCGTGACGAGGGGCGATGTGCTAATCGCCATCTCCAACAGCGGGGAAACAAACGAACTGAACCTGATCATCTCCAGTATCCGCGAGCTGGGCGTGCCCTGCATCGCCTTTACCGGCAACCTCTCTTCGTCGCTGGCGCGCGCCGCCGATATTGCGATCGATGTTGGCGTGGAAAAAGAGGCCTGTCCGTTCGGCCTGGCTCCCACTTCGAGTTCCACCGCGGCGCTGGCGATGGGCGATGCCCTCGCCGTCGCGTTGATAACGCGCCGGAATTTCCAGGAGGAGGATTTCTACAAATTTCACCCCGGCGGCAATCTGGGACTGAGGCTGAGGGCGAAAATCCGGGATGTCATGGTTGCCGGATCCCAAATTCCTCAGGTGGCGGATACGGCGACCTTTCTCGAAGCGGTACGGGAAATGGACGAGAAAAACAAGGGATTCGTCATTATTGCCGATGCAGAAACCCATATAAAGGGAATCATGACCGATGGCGACATCCGCCGGATCGTTCGCAGGGAAGTTGATTTCCGCACAGCCTCTGTCACTGATTTCATGAGCCCGGCGCCCAAATCGATCAGGGAAGAGATCACCGTCGCCCAGGCGATCGAATACATGCAGCGCGAAGAGATAACCACCCTCGTTGTGGCAGACAGGGAAAACCGCCTCCAGGGATATGTGCATCTCCACGACATCCTGGGAAGAGGGGGATCACTGAAGATCGCCGTCGCGGAATAG
- the ppk1 gene encoding polyphosphate kinase 1 has translation MKEIKATTVKKKGTVKPSLKKTKASLAQDDAELQTQTAAHPDVEKIKEISIKDPSLLLNRDLSWLEFNRRVLEEAEDPATPALEKLKFISIFSSNLDEFFQIRVGALARLIQAGVIDADPSGMLPQQIMTDIAQKARAYIAQQYSCLQQIVLPGLQQAGIQIRSVDSLDKKEINKLNRYFETQVLPILTPLAVDAGHPFPFLGNLRLNLMVMFKEPQTTLDSQTYLFDMDSPQDNYIQPYAFIEVPSLLPRLIPVEEGINKNERHFVLLEDLISLKIGGLFPGMNITACFPFRVTRNQDYDLHEDSVMDLLKSVEAELKDRSNKIAVRLEVKKGFHQKMLRTLCRGLAMEETNIYHIPGPLNLCGLLPLYDLPVANIYRDEPFNPRIPRRLAGKEDIFSVIREGDMFLHHPYDSFGVVVDFINSAAEDPDVLAIKQTLYRIDRNSPIVEALCRAAEHGKQVTAVIEIKARFDEAKNIDLAQRMEKSGINPIYGFVNWKIHCKAALVVRREGDKLRRYVHLSSGNYNTQTAQLYTDVGLMTADPEISNDVASLFNVITGFNSWTGRDMLKPENIEARFKRLFLSPANMRERIIALIDREIKQSSAKAPGRIIAKMNALLDEPTIRALYRASQAGVRIDLIVRGICCLRPGIPGVSENIHVTSILDRFLEHSRIYYFHNGGNPDIYSGSADWMPRNFKKRAEILYPVNDKKLKTRIVNEILMTYLNDNIKSRIMQPDGSYRRVPRDTGKAPVRSQSALIAIARKGGLKSPPYSELVKRIGQRKGRKK, from the coding sequence ATGAAAGAGATCAAAGCGACAACGGTGAAAAAGAAGGGAACGGTAAAACCATCCCTCAAAAAGACAAAAGCGTCGCTTGCTCAAGACGATGCTGAACTGCAGACGCAGACAGCGGCGCATCCTGATGTGGAAAAGATCAAGGAAATAAGCATCAAGGACCCCTCTCTGCTGTTGAACCGGGATCTCTCCTGGCTCGAGTTCAACCGCCGAGTGCTTGAGGAAGCCGAAGACCCCGCTACGCCGGCCCTCGAAAAGCTGAAATTTATCTCCATCTTCAGCTCCAATCTGGATGAATTCTTTCAGATTCGCGTCGGCGCCCTGGCTCGTCTCATCCAGGCCGGGGTAATCGATGCGGATCCCTCGGGGATGCTCCCCCAACAGATCATGACAGACATCGCCCAAAAGGCGCGCGCCTACATTGCGCAACAGTACAGTTGTCTCCAGCAGATCGTTCTTCCCGGCCTCCAACAGGCCGGAATCCAGATTCGCTCCGTTGATTCACTTGACAAAAAAGAAATCAACAAACTTAACAGATACTTTGAGACGCAGGTGCTTCCTATTCTTACGCCGCTCGCCGTTGACGCGGGCCATCCCTTTCCCTTTCTCGGCAACCTGCGACTCAATCTGATGGTCATGTTCAAGGAGCCGCAGACCACCCTTGACTCACAAACGTACCTGTTCGACATGGATTCCCCGCAGGACAACTATATTCAGCCCTACGCCTTTATAGAGGTCCCTTCGCTGCTGCCGCGTCTGATCCCCGTGGAGGAGGGGATAAACAAAAACGAACGCCATTTTGTCCTGCTCGAAGACCTGATCAGTTTGAAAATCGGGGGGCTTTTCCCGGGGATGAATATCACCGCCTGCTTTCCCTTCCGCGTCACCCGCAACCAGGATTACGACCTCCACGAAGACTCGGTGATGGATCTGCTGAAATCGGTGGAAGCCGAACTTAAAGACCGTTCCAACAAAATCGCCGTCCGGCTTGAGGTAAAAAAAGGCTTCCACCAGAAGATGCTGCGCACCTTGTGCCGGGGGCTGGCAATGGAAGAAACCAATATCTATCACATACCCGGTCCGCTGAACCTCTGCGGACTGCTGCCGCTGTACGATCTGCCTGTTGCAAATATTTACCGGGATGAGCCGTTCAATCCCCGGATTCCCCGCCGTCTTGCCGGCAAGGAGGACATCTTCAGCGTGATCCGGGAAGGCGACATGTTCCTCCACCACCCGTATGACTCATTCGGAGTTGTTGTTGACTTCATCAACAGCGCCGCTGAAGACCCGGATGTGCTTGCCATCAAGCAGACCCTTTACCGGATTGACCGCAATTCGCCGATAGTCGAAGCCCTCTGCCGCGCTGCTGAACATGGGAAGCAGGTTACCGCAGTGATCGAGATCAAGGCCCGTTTTGACGAGGCAAAGAACATCGATCTTGCCCAGCGTATGGAAAAATCGGGCATTAACCCAATTTACGGCTTTGTCAACTGGAAGATCCACTGCAAGGCGGCGCTCGTTGTCAGACGCGAAGGCGATAAGCTGCGCCGCTATGTCCATCTTTCCTCGGGGAATTACAATACCCAGACAGCCCAGCTCTATACCGATGTCGGGCTGATGACCGCCGATCCGGAAATCAGCAATGACGTCGCCTCGCTGTTCAACGTCATTACCGGATTCAATTCTTGGACCGGCAGGGATATGCTGAAACCGGAAAACATCGAAGCGCGGTTCAAAAGGCTCTTCCTTTCCCCTGCAAATATGCGCGAGCGGATCATCGCGCTGATCGATCGCGAGATCAAGCAATCCTCCGCTAAAGCGCCCGGTCGAATCATTGCCAAGATGAACGCCCTGCTCGACGAACCTACCATCCGCGCTCTGTATCGGGCGTCACAGGCAGGCGTAAGGATAGATTTGATCGTCCGCGGCATCTGCTGCCTGCGACCCGGGATTCCCGGCGTCAGCGAAAACATCCACGTCACAAGCATCCTCGATCGGTTCCTTGAACATTCCCGCATCTACTACTTCCATAACGGCGGCAATCCGGACATCTATTCGGGAAGCGCCGACTGGATGCCCCGCAACTTCAAGAAGAGGGCGGAAATCCTCTATCCTGTCAATGACAAGAAGCTAAAAACGCGGATCGTCAATGAAATACTGATGACGTATTTAAACGACAACATCAAATCCCGCATCATGCAGCCGGATGGAAGCTACCGGCGTGTGCCGCGCGATACCGGCAAAGCCCCGGTGCGCAGCCAAAGCGCCCTGATCGCGATCGCGCGGAAGGGCGGGTTAAAATCGCCCCCCTACTCCGAACTTGTCAAACGGATCGGTCAACGGAAGGGTAGAAAAAAATGA